A section of the Solitalea canadensis DSM 3403 genome encodes:
- a CDS encoding alpha/beta hydrolase family protein — translation MLKRIPSLIILLFASLSVSSQSLDIVGGWYGVANIGNQLRLNLYISRENDKLRANMDSPDQKVFGIPVDEITLNTDTLTIKIHRIGFSYKGIYNIARQTIVGQFMQSGFVKELSFGREEIQAVLKAEDAQDKAQELPYYKEEIVFRNKKDKIDFSGSFTRPKGSGKYPAVVLISGSGPQDRDETISGHKPFFVLSDYLTKQGFAVLRYDDRGFGKSSGTFSTSSLYGFADDARAAFAYLKSRADVDATKIGLIGHSEGGYIASMIAADNKEIAFIVLLAGPGTTGKEVLLTQTRILMEAGGAEESRIKTEENTIRKASAVIFSDKDSIAQAHELKTIFEDYWTKIPESDKSNQAYSEGFVNSRVKIWQSSWFSEFVKFDPKPYLEKVKCPVLAINGTKDLQVEYKSNLSAIQSALEKGGNQRVTFAAMENLNHLFQTAQKGTVDEYAFIKETISPKALKLIGKWMKQETGK, via the coding sequence ATGCTTAAAAGAATACCGTCTCTAATTATATTATTATTTGCTTCATTATCAGTATCATCCCAATCACTTGATATCGTAGGTGGTTGGTATGGAGTGGCTAATATCGGAAATCAGCTTCGATTAAATCTGTATATCTCGCGTGAGAATGATAAGTTAAGGGCAAACATGGATAGTCCTGACCAAAAAGTGTTTGGAATTCCGGTTGATGAGATCACCTTAAATACGGATACACTTACCATTAAAATACACCGTATTGGTTTTTCCTACAAGGGAATCTATAATATTGCACGCCAAACTATTGTCGGTCAGTTTATGCAATCGGGATTTGTGAAAGAGTTGAGCTTCGGTAGAGAAGAAATTCAGGCTGTTTTAAAGGCTGAAGATGCTCAAGATAAAGCACAAGAACTTCCTTATTATAAGGAGGAGATTGTGTTCAGAAATAAAAAAGATAAGATCGATTTCTCAGGTTCTTTTACTCGCCCTAAAGGATCAGGAAAATATCCGGCAGTTGTTTTAATTTCCGGTTCCGGTCCCCAAGATCGTGATGAGACCATTTCCGGACATAAGCCATTTTTTGTTCTTTCGGATTACCTTACCAAACAGGGTTTTGCGGTATTAAGATATGACGATCGCGGATTTGGAAAATCATCAGGGACTTTTTCAACTTCATCTCTTTACGGTTTTGCTGATGATGCGAGAGCTGCTTTTGCTTACCTGAAAAGTCGTGCTGATGTTGATGCTACTAAAATTGGTTTAATTGGTCACAGTGAGGGAGGTTATATTGCTTCAATGATTGCTGCTGATAATAAAGAAATTGCCTTTATTGTTTTGTTGGCTGGTCCGGGAACAACAGGAAAGGAAGTTTTGTTGACACAAACCCGTATACTTATGGAGGCCGGTGGGGCAGAAGAGAGTAGGATAAAAACGGAAGAGAATACGATCAGAAAGGCTTCTGCAGTAATATTTTCGGATAAGGACTCAATAGCTCAAGCTCATGAACTTAAGACCATTTTTGAAGACTACTGGACAAAGATTCCTGAATCAGATAAAAGCAATCAGGCTTATTCTGAAGGGTTTGTAAATAGCCGCGTAAAGATCTGGCAATCATCATGGTTTTCAGAGTTCGTAAAATTCGATCCAAAACCTTATCTTGAAAAAGTTAAATGTCCTGTATTAGCTATAAATGGTACTAAGGATTTGCAGGTAGAATATAAATCGAATTTATCTGCGATCCAATCCGCTTTAGAAAAAGGAGGCAATCAACGTGTTACATTTGCTGCCATGGAAAACCTGAATCACTTGTTTCAGACTGCTCAGAAAGGTACTGTTGACGAATATGCTTTTATCAAAGAAACCATTTCTCCCAAAGCATTAAAACTAATTGGCAAGTGGATGAAGCAGGAAACAGGGAAGTAA
- a CDS encoding GNAT family N-acetyltransferase: protein MITVKQAHSRTDLDAVFAIRRKVFVDEQKVPADLEYDEFDDEGATHYLADLDGKTVGAARWIVTDEGYKLQRFAVLPEARGSGVGSALLMKVLEDIPADGKKIYLHSQESATGLYLKHGFVIEGDRFEEAGIGHYKMSKK from the coding sequence ATGATAACAGTTAAACAAGCCCATTCTCGAACCGACCTTGATGCTGTTTTTGCTATTAGAAGGAAAGTATTTGTTGATGAACAAAAGGTGCCTGCCGATCTTGAATACGACGAGTTTGATGATGAAGGAGCTACTCATTACCTGGCAGATTTAGATGGTAAAACAGTAGGAGCGGCACGATGGATAGTGACCGATGAAGGCTATAAATTACAACGTTTTGCTGTTCTACCGGAGGCTAGAGGAAGTGGAGTTGGTTCTGCATTACTAATGAAAGTATTGGAGGATATTCCTGCTGATGGAAAGAAAATCTACCTTCATTCACAAGAATCTGCAACTGGTTTATACTTAAAACATGGCTTTGTAATAGAAGGCGATCGTTTTGAGGAAGCTGGTATTGGTCATTACAAAATGAGTAAAAAGTAG
- a CDS encoding YeiH family protein, producing the protein MQKSSLRLKKIIFICCGLVCVTPFVDSSIALLAGIVIVNIIGNPFEEKTASLMHQLLKLSVIGLGFGVNFHEAIKAGESGLVVTIFSIFITISLGLLLGRFFKTEKKTSLMISSGTAICGGSAIAAISPVIKADSKQISMALGVVFLLNCVALFIFPAIGHYFKLSQEQFGLWAAITIHDTSSVVGAASKYGNEALQIATTVKLCRALWIIPVSLIFSYLFGGDKKKVTIPYFIIGYIVAMLLSTYLPQLHEISTEISKVSKLGFSGTLFLVGTGLSKEALKHVGLKPLLQGILTWVFISVVALVYCMGL; encoded by the coding sequence ATGCAAAAATCTTCCTTACGTCTTAAAAAAATCATTTTCATTTGTTGTGGTTTAGTCTGTGTAACTCCCTTTGTTGATTCCTCTATCGCTCTATTAGCAGGAATAGTAATCGTAAATATTATTGGTAATCCCTTTGAAGAAAAAACAGCTTCATTAATGCATCAGTTATTAAAGCTTTCTGTTATTGGATTGGGATTTGGTGTGAACTTTCATGAAGCGATCAAAGCAGGAGAAAGTGGTTTAGTAGTAACCATATTTTCTATTTTTATAACTATCAGTTTAGGTTTGCTTCTGGGGCGTTTTTTTAAAACTGAAAAGAAAACTTCCTTAATGATTTCAAGTGGTACTGCTATTTGCGGAGGCAGCGCCATAGCGGCCATTTCACCGGTAATTAAAGCCGACTCTAAACAAATTTCAATGGCTTTGGGTGTGGTCTTTTTATTGAATTGTGTTGCTCTGTTTATTTTTCCTGCCATAGGGCATTATTTTAAACTCTCTCAAGAACAATTTGGTCTTTGGGCAGCCATTACAATACATGATACCAGTTCGGTGGTTGGAGCTGCATCAAAATATGGGAATGAAGCATTGCAGATTGCCACAACAGTAAAGCTTTGTCGTGCTTTATGGATCATCCCGGTTTCACTTATTTTTTCTTACTTGTTCGGTGGCGATAAGAAAAAGGTTACTATCCCTTACTTTATTATAGGTTACATAGTTGCCATGTTGTTAAGTACCTATTTACCTCAATTGCATGAGATATCAACAGAAATTTCAAAAGTGTCAAAATTAGGATTCAGCGGAACCTTATTCCTTGTAGGGACCGGATTGTCAAAAGAAGCCCTGAAACATGTAGGTCTGAAGCCTTTACTGCAAGGTATCCTAACGTGGGTATTTATTTCAGTTGTGGCATTGGTGTATTGTATGGGGTTATAG
- a CDS encoding class I fructose-bisphosphate aldolase, which translates to MSLQTLNEVLGDNAEFLLNHQPKVSKETLHLPGPDFVDRMFSGSNRSNQVLRNIQTLYGHGRLADTGYLSILPVDQGIEHTAGASFAPNPIYFDPENIVKLAIESGCNAVASTFGVLASVSRKYAHKIPFLVKINHNELLTYPNKFDQILFGSVEDAWNMGAVAVGATIYFGSEESSRQIIEIAAAFERAHELGMATVLWCYARNNAFKKDGVDYHVSADITSQANHLGVTIQADIIKQKLPENNGGFTAVNFSKSNPKMYSELSSDHPIDLCRYQVLNCYSGRIGLINSGGESKGASDKAEAITTAIINKRAGGQGLIMGRKAFQRPMKEGISLLNAVQDVYLSEEITIA; encoded by the coding sequence ATGTCTCTCCAAACTCTTAATGAAGTTTTAGGCGATAATGCCGAATTTTTGTTAAATCATCAGCCCAAAGTTTCAAAGGAAACGCTGCACTTGCCCGGACCTGATTTTGTTGACCGAATGTTTAGTGGAAGTAACCGATCGAACCAGGTATTAAGAAATATTCAAACACTTTATGGGCACGGAAGATTAGCCGATACTGGCTACTTATCTATTTTACCAGTCGATCAGGGAATTGAACACACTGCAGGGGCGTCTTTTGCTCCAAACCCGATTTATTTTGATCCGGAAAACATTGTAAAGCTGGCCATTGAAAGTGGTTGTAATGCAGTTGCTTCCACATTTGGAGTTTTAGCTTCCGTTTCAAGGAAATATGCACACAAAATTCCTTTCCTAGTAAAGATCAATCACAATGAATTGCTTACTTATCCGAACAAATTCGATCAGATTTTATTTGGAAGTGTAGAAGACGCGTGGAACATGGGAGCTGTTGCCGTTGGTGCTACTATTTACTTTGGCTCTGAAGAATCATCACGTCAGATCATTGAAATTGCCGCAGCATTTGAACGTGCACATGAATTGGGAATGGCTACCGTATTATGGTGCTATGCCCGAAACAATGCCTTCAAAAAAGATGGAGTTGACTACCATGTTTCGGCTGATATTACCTCACAAGCTAACCACTTAGGTGTAACCATCCAGGCTGATATCATTAAACAAAAGTTACCTGAAAACAACGGTGGTTTTACAGCAGTAAATTTTTCGAAGAGTAATCCTAAAATGTATTCCGAATTAAGTTCAGACCATCCGATCGACCTTTGTCGCTACCAGGTGCTTAACTGCTATTCAGGACGAATTGGATTGATTAACTCCGGCGGGGAATCCAAAGGAGCCAGCGACAAGGCTGAAGCCATTACAACTGCCATAATCAACAAAAGAGCAGGCGGACAAGGTTTAATTATGGGACGAAAAGCATTTCAACGCCCAATGAAGGAAGGTATTTCGTTATTAAATGCCGTGCAAGATGTCTACCTGTCAGAAGAGATTACGATAGCTTAA
- a CDS encoding cation-translocating P-type ATPase: MSKITSLPIADKGLSEPEVIISRKKHGSNDSNHEESGGFLHALKDAVLEPMFLILVAASILYFVMGEMQEGFFLLGAIVLVATISIWQDSKSRKALDALKKLTSPQSKVIRDGKLQPIATEDIVVDDLLIAEEGDMVAADGRIIHSNDFSVNESILTGESFSLQKNSDTDNNELFQGSTVVSGLAILRVTAVGSNTQLGKIGKSLAEIKPEATPLQLQIRNFVKKMAIGGIIVFLLVWLINFLNGLSLPESLLKGLTLAMSILPEEIPVAFTTFMALGAWRLSNMGIVVKQTQTVESLGSATVICTDKTGTITENRMELSRIYAITNHHVYLPEQFNTLEAEKVIEIAMWASEPIPFDPMEKSLHAAYGNVTSVDKRSAFSMYHEYPLSGKPPMMTHIFEDAEKHRIIAAKGAVEGVLPSCDLSPDEIQKVLRIARGLAAQGYRVLAVAEASFEGDNFPQQQQAFKFNFIGLVAFFDPPKENIEQTFEGFYKAGIKVKIITGDNAETTGAIARLAGFQGIENSLNGKELMDLSDEELRERVKTTNLFTRMFPEAKLRIINALKSNGEIVAMTGDGVNDGPALKAAHIGIAMGKRGSEIAKNASSLILTNDDLGSMVNAVAMGRKIYSNLKKAIQYIISIHIPIILTVALPLFLGWLYPNIFSPIHVIFMELVMGPTCSVIYENEPIEKNLMVSKPRNMTETFLSFKELNISIFQGLAITLGCLYLYQFSVANGFSENLTRTLVFVTLILSNVFLTLANRSFYYSFIYTLRYKNNLIPVIIGVTVLALIAMVQIPFLLNLFAFEKPEWILLLRCVIVAAASIIPFEAYKLVKRIQAR; the protein is encoded by the coding sequence ATGTCCAAAATAACATCTCTGCCCATTGCAGATAAAGGATTAAGTGAACCTGAGGTTATTATTTCTAGAAAAAAACACGGCAGCAATGACTCTAACCATGAAGAATCAGGGGGATTTTTACATGCATTAAAAGACGCGGTACTGGAGCCTATGTTCCTTATTTTAGTTGCCGCATCTATATTATATTTTGTGATGGGAGAAATGCAGGAAGGTTTTTTCCTGTTAGGTGCCATTGTACTTGTTGCCACAATCTCCATCTGGCAAGACTCAAAAAGTCGAAAAGCCTTAGATGCCTTAAAGAAACTCACCTCACCCCAATCAAAGGTTATCCGCGACGGAAAGCTTCAGCCTATCGCAACAGAAGATATAGTAGTAGACGACTTACTAATTGCTGAAGAAGGTGATATGGTTGCAGCTGATGGGAGAATTATTCACTCCAACGATTTTTCGGTTAATGAATCTATTTTAACAGGAGAATCATTTTCATTACAAAAAAATAGCGATACAGATAATAATGAACTTTTCCAGGGAAGTACCGTTGTATCGGGCTTGGCTATTTTAAGAGTTACGGCAGTAGGAAGTAATACGCAGTTAGGGAAAATCGGTAAATCACTTGCCGAGATTAAACCTGAGGCCACTCCTTTACAATTACAGATCAGAAATTTTGTAAAGAAAATGGCCATTGGGGGCATAATTGTATTTCTGTTGGTGTGGCTTATCAATTTTCTGAACGGATTAAGCTTACCCGAAAGTTTATTAAAAGGCCTTACGCTGGCCATGTCAATACTGCCTGAAGAAATTCCTGTTGCCTTTACCACCTTTATGGCCCTAGGTGCCTGGCGCTTAAGCAATATGGGCATTGTGGTTAAACAAACCCAAACTGTTGAAAGCTTAGGATCTGCTACCGTTATATGTACCGATAAAACAGGAACGATTACAGAAAACCGAATGGAATTGTCCCGGATTTATGCCATTACCAATCACCATGTTTATTTGCCTGAACAATTTAATACCCTCGAAGCTGAAAAAGTAATAGAAATAGCCATGTGGGCAAGCGAGCCGATTCCTTTCGACCCAATGGAAAAATCATTACATGCAGCTTATGGGAATGTGACTTCTGTAGATAAACGAAGTGCTTTCAGTATGTACCATGAATATCCGCTGTCTGGAAAACCGCCCATGATGACGCATATCTTTGAGGATGCAGAGAAACATCGGATCATTGCCGCAAAAGGAGCTGTTGAAGGTGTGTTACCGTCATGCGATCTTTCTCCGGATGAAATCCAAAAGGTTCTTCGAATAGCACGTGGATTAGCGGCTCAGGGATATCGTGTACTGGCAGTTGCTGAAGCTTCGTTTGAGGGTGATAATTTTCCGCAGCAACAACAGGCGTTTAAGTTTAATTTTATAGGGTTGGTGGCATTTTTTGATCCGCCGAAAGAAAATATTGAGCAAACATTTGAGGGCTTCTATAAGGCGGGTATTAAGGTTAAAATCATTACAGGTGATAATGCCGAAACGACAGGTGCCATTGCTCGATTAGCAGGTTTTCAGGGTATTGAAAATTCGTTAAATGGAAAAGAGCTGATGGATTTAAGTGATGAAGAACTTCGTGAACGTGTAAAAACCACTAATCTTTTTACCAGAATGTTTCCGGAAGCGAAGCTTCGCATCATTAACGCTTTAAAGTCCAATGGAGAAATTGTAGCAATGACCGGAGATGGAGTAAATGACGGTCCGGCCTTAAAGGCTGCTCACATTGGTATTGCAATGGGAAAACGAGGTTCCGAAATTGCTAAGAATGCATCCTCGCTCATTTTAACCAATGACGATTTGGGTAGCATGGTTAACGCAGTTGCTATGGGACGTAAAATCTATAGTAACCTCAAAAAAGCCATCCAATACATTATTTCCATTCATATACCTATCATCCTTACTGTTGCCCTTCCCTTATTTTTGGGCTGGTTGTACCCCAATATCTTTAGTCCGATACACGTTATTTTTATGGAGTTGGTAATGGGACCAACCTGTTCTGTCATATATGAGAATGAACCTATTGAGAAAAACTTAATGGTTTCAAAGCCAAGAAATATGACGGAAACATTTTTATCCTTTAAGGAACTAAACATTAGCATATTTCAGGGACTGGCAATAACATTGGGCTGTTTGTATCTGTATCAGTTCAGTGTTGCAAATGGTTTCAGTGAGAATTTAACACGTACATTGGTTTTCGTAACTCTGATCCTGTCTAACGTGTTTCTGACGTTGGCAAATCGTTCCTTCTATTATTCATTTATTTACACACTTCGTTATAAGAATAATCTTATCCCTGTAATAATAGGAGTTACAGTTCTGGCCTTAATTGCCATGGTGCAAATTCCGTTTTTATTGAATCTTTTTGCATTCGAAAAACCAGAATGGATATTATTGTTAAGATGTGTTATTGTGGCTGCTGCATCAATTATTCCGTTTGAGGCTTATAAGCTCGTTAAAAGGATACAGGCAAGATGA
- a CDS encoding LysR family transcriptional regulator, whose amino-acid sequence MLDFRYKVFYAVARNLSFTKAAHELFITQPAVTKHIKELESILELRLFERTGTRINLTDGGKILVDYCKSVLAIDKQLSYDLGLLKEKVSGSIRVGASTTIAQYVLPPVLAAYHERFPDIKINLLSGNTQYIEELLIKGEIDVGVVEGVSHRTELHYRTLLKDELILVCHRNNTKAPQKEISISDLKSLPLVVREPGSGTFEVIEYALEEKKVKTSDLSIVMKLGSPESIKSFLSHSSCFAFLSKLTVEQELANGVFKYIGVKDLQITRSFQLITLIGQTDRLSERFQRFLMNYYNFK is encoded by the coding sequence ATGCTCGATTTCAGATACAAGGTTTTTTATGCAGTTGCCCGTAATTTAAGCTTTACCAAAGCGGCTCATGAACTATTCATAACGCAGCCTGCTGTCACCAAGCACATTAAAGAACTGGAGTCGATTTTAGAGCTCAGGTTATTTGAGCGAACCGGCACAAGGATCAATTTAACTGATGGTGGAAAAATATTGGTCGATTATTGCAAATCGGTTTTAGCGATTGACAAACAACTTTCTTATGATCTAGGCTTATTGAAAGAGAAAGTAAGTGGGTCAATTAGGGTTGGTGCCAGTACCACAATAGCACAGTATGTTTTACCGCCGGTTTTAGCTGCTTATCATGAGCGTTTTCCGGATATAAAGATTAATCTGTTGAGTGGTAATACGCAATATATTGAAGAGCTTTTGATCAAAGGAGAAATAGATGTAGGAGTGGTTGAAGGAGTATCTCACCGAACGGAACTTCATTATAGAACATTGCTCAAAGATGAGTTAATCCTTGTATGCCATCGTAATAACACGAAAGCTCCTCAAAAAGAAATAAGCATAAGCGATCTTAAATCCTTGCCTTTGGTAGTTCGGGAGCCGGGTTCCGGAACATTTGAAGTGATCGAATATGCATTGGAAGAGAAGAAAGTAAAAACCTCAGATCTTTCCATTGTCATGAAATTAGGCAGTCCAGAAAGTATAAAGTCATTTCTCTCACATTCTTCCTGTTTTGCCTTTTTATCAAAACTAACCGTTGAGCAGGAATTGGCGAACGGAGTGTTTAAATACATAGGTGTCAAAGATTTACAAATAACCAGAAGTTTTCAACTAATAACGTTGATAGGTCAAACAGATCGGCTTTCTGAGCGATTTCAGCGGTTTTTAATGAATTATTATAACTTTAAGTAA
- a CDS encoding 5'-nucleotidase, lipoprotein e(P4) family, with protein sequence MKKIFVLLFAISLGNFAFAQETTAPVMHQVSVEELKTFSVLYTQKAAEYRALCYQAFNSAKWTLEKDLKHKKRKEKWAIITDLDETIIDNSYFNAQLIKEGVDFTEAKWKQWTNLSAATAVPGGVEFLQWAASKGIEIFYISNRDTSEVTTTVINLNKLQLPNADAAHCLFRSNKSNKEDRRHKVAENHKIVMLMGDNLNDHAEVFEKKPVDERFAETDKAKEQWGHRYIVLPNAFYGEWENALYNYQRNLSIEQRKKILMDLLKGF encoded by the coding sequence ATGAAAAAGATTTTTGTTCTCCTTTTTGCCATTTCTTTGGGAAATTTTGCCTTTGCCCAGGAAACTACCGCTCCGGTAATGCATCAGGTCTCTGTCGAAGAATTAAAAACGTTTTCAGTGTTATATACTCAGAAAGCAGCAGAATACCGGGCTTTGTGTTACCAGGCATTTAATTCGGCCAAATGGACATTAGAAAAGGATCTGAAGCATAAAAAAAGAAAAGAGAAATGGGCGATAATTACCGATTTGGACGAAACAATTATCGATAACAGCTATTTCAATGCACAGTTGATTAAGGAGGGTGTTGATTTTACGGAAGCAAAATGGAAACAATGGACAAACCTTTCAGCTGCAACTGCTGTACCTGGTGGTGTTGAGTTTTTACAATGGGCAGCATCTAAAGGAATTGAAATATTCTATATCAGTAATAGAGATACAAGTGAAGTTACTACCACCGTAATAAATCTGAATAAACTGCAATTACCTAATGCGGATGCAGCTCATTGTTTATTCCGCTCCAATAAATCGAATAAGGAAGATCGTCGTCATAAAGTTGCTGAAAACCATAAAATTGTGATGTTGATGGGTGATAACCTGAATGATCATGCTGAAGTATTCGAAAAGAAGCCAGTTGATGAGCGTTTTGCTGAGACAGATAAGGCTAAAGAACAATGGGGGCATCGGTACATTGTGTTACCGAATGCATTTTACGGTGAGTGGGAAAATGCTTTATATAACTACCAACGAAACCTTAGTATTGAACAACGTAAAAAAATATTGATGGATTTGTTAAAAGGATTTTAA
- a CDS encoding DUF6377 domain-containing protein, whose amino-acid sequence MKHFLATIIGLLCALSTFATSTDSLFNELNAALVKKKEYEAIKLKRIDELKQSLRKEQNPTAQQLYNGYSSLYEEYKTFNYDSAFYCAKQLEKVAPQLNDKAKIEEVKLKIGFILLSSGMFKETYDVLQSIIPSSLNKKERVEFFSLQARYYFDLADFHKDKYFTAAYNQKGNDFADSAMALSDPASYDYLSLQGLKNLRNGDMKAATKSYEQIMSFKNLTPHQFAINASSLSFIYAYSGHEKESVDLLVKAAIADVKSATKETVAILNLADILYKKGNTQTAYDYIKQALEDATYYGARHREIQIGAILPIIEGQQLSTVEHQRKLLLGYSILATVLFLMVVTFIVIIFKQLKKLKVADKIIKLANENLQHTNDLLKEANKIKDEYIVYYFNVCSEYIDKLERLKKSIEQKLLMGRGDDLKTTLAKVDLHKEREGLFLSFDKVFLKLFPNFVQGFNSLFKEEDRMKIEDGQLMNPELRIFALIRIGITDNDRIAKILDYSVNTIYAYKTRIKKKSLVSNDDFEEYLMKIQSV is encoded by the coding sequence ATGAAGCATTTTTTAGCCACTATTATTGGATTATTATGCGCGCTCTCCACATTTGCAACCTCAACAGACAGCTTATTTAATGAGTTGAATGCGGCGTTAGTTAAAAAGAAAGAATACGAGGCTATAAAGCTTAAACGGATTGATGAACTAAAACAATCGCTCAGAAAAGAGCAAAATCCGACTGCGCAACAACTTTATAATGGCTACTCTTCGCTTTATGAAGAGTACAAAACCTTTAATTACGATTCTGCATTCTATTGCGCCAAGCAATTGGAAAAGGTTGCGCCACAATTAAACGATAAAGCCAAAATTGAAGAGGTAAAACTGAAAATAGGTTTTATCCTGCTTTCATCAGGAATGTTTAAGGAAACCTATGATGTATTGCAGTCTATCATCCCTTCATCATTAAATAAAAAAGAGAGAGTCGAATTTTTCTCGTTGCAAGCCCGCTATTACTTTGATTTAGCCGATTTTCATAAAGACAAATACTTTACCGCAGCGTACAATCAAAAAGGAAATGATTTTGCTGATTCAGCGATGGCTTTATCAGATCCTGCCTCGTATGATTATTTATCGCTTCAAGGTCTTAAAAACCTTCGTAATGGCGATATGAAAGCGGCAACAAAAAGCTATGAGCAGATCATGAGCTTTAAAAACTTAACACCACACCAGTTTGCTATTAATGCAAGTAGCCTAAGTTTTATTTATGCTTATTCTGGACATGAAAAAGAGTCGGTTGATCTGTTGGTTAAAGCTGCAATTGCCGATGTAAAATCAGCCACTAAAGAAACGGTGGCGATCTTAAATCTGGCCGATATCTTATATAAAAAGGGAAATACACAAACGGCTTATGATTATATAAAGCAGGCGCTGGAAGATGCAACCTATTACGGTGCCCGTCACCGTGAAATTCAAATTGGGGCCATTTTACCTATCATTGAAGGACAACAATTGAGTACGGTTGAGCATCAACGTAAGTTATTACTTGGATATTCTATCCTGGCTACCGTTTTGTTCTTGATGGTGGTTACGTTTATTGTAATCATCTTTAAACAACTTAAAAAATTAAAAGTTGCTGATAAGATCATCAAACTGGCGAATGAAAATTTACAGCATACAAATGATTTGCTGAAAGAGGCCAACAAAATTAAGGATGAGTACATTGTGTATTACTTTAATGTATGTTCTGAATATATAGACAAGCTGGAGCGATTGAAGAAATCAATTGAGCAAAAGCTGCTAATGGGTAGGGGTGACGACCTTAAAACTACATTAGCAAAGGTCGATCTGCATAAAGAACGAGAAGGACTTTTCTTGAGCTTCGATAAAGTGTTTCTGAAATTGTTCCCCAACTTTGTTCAGGGATTTAATTCATTGTTTAAAGAAGAAGACCGGATGAAAATCGAAGACGGTCAGTTAATGAATCCAGAACTCCGAATTTTTGCCCTCATTAGAATTGGTATTACGGATAATGACCGAATCGCAAAAATATTGGATTATTCAGTCAATACCATTTACGCCTACAAAACCCGTATCAAGAAAAAATCGCTGGTCTCCAATGATGATTTTGAAGAATACCTTATGAAGATCCAGTCGGTGTGA